CCCAAAGCTCATTACTATTTTGCTGTAAAAGAATTTTGCCTACACTTTGTCCAAGTTGTTTTTGGCTCATATTCTCATTTCATCAGAATCAGATTCAAGTGCGTTTTTTGAGAAAATGTTGCACAAACGCAAATTTTCCAAATTTTCCAAAGTTATAAATAGCTACACAAAGTAAGACAGTCATAACTGCAAATTATCCTTTCTGATAACAACATCtcaggaaaaaaatcaaaaatcaatgtttttgctGGAGTCATGGCTGTGTAAAATAGGACAAGGCATGTCAATCATGGGCTGCAAAATATCGATACAAGGGTGAAACTCCTGCAAGCCTTGCCAGACATGTCTTTTATTCAGAGCCAGTTAAGACAAACCAGTTGAgacggtgaaaaaaaaaagccagtacATTGTGCGAgaagatgtttttttattttaaatcaggGGCAAAAATACTGCGGGTTCTATTTGCCCTTCCTTCCATTTAAAATATTTTGCTGCCAGTCAGATCAGGATAGGAGTTATTGGACTGTCACCAAGCACAAGTTAAACCCATGACAACATACAATAAAAATGGATGTTTGTTGCAACCTGCTACCCAGTGTTGTGGGAAAGTGTTTGGCTAAAAGCAGACttaaaatacatgtaaacacacTGGTCTGACAGAAATTGCGCTAAATCAAATACACACTGAGATAAAGCAGATGTGAGCGGAATTACACAACCAGCCTTGATGCTCTGCACATGTTCCACAGTTCCCATCCCAGCCTTTGACCTGAGAGCAGCAGAAGTAGCTAGTAACGAAAGAAACAAACTACAAGGAATCTGGTGCATctccctggtaaaaaaaaaaaaacagtaaaccaACCGACATGGCAACAATGTGTGGCCTGCTGAACTGTTTGGTCTGTGATGTAAAATGTCAACGGGGAAAAACCTCTGTCCCGAAAGGGGGCATATCGCCATCTCTCGTAATGAAGTCTGACATTCTTTGGTCTACAAAAAGATTTCCCCTTCTGGGACAAGGACAGTAGTCCAATTAAAAGGCTCTAACTATAGCCCAACTTAACTGTCCATAAAAGCACACTGATGCTGTAGTGTAAAATGTTTCCCTTCATTACAAGGTTACTGCTTCAGTGATTCCAAAATACCAGATTAACTTCGGGTTAATGGTTCCTCCTGAAACTCTCGAAAACAAAGCATACGGaggggttttgttttttttaaatactgctCTACAGTAAACACATCCACCTTCCAAGTCCACAGCGTTCATTGGTTTAACCTCTCTATGGTCCGAGCGCAAGCCTCTCTTCTTTAATAAACCTTTAGTTAACTCTCCACCAAAAAGAGAAACACGTGAACTGGATTATGAAGCCGACGCAGGTGAATAAATTCTTAAATTTGAATCAAAACTTTGCTTTTCATCAGCAGCTAGGTTGGACCGACACCAGAAGATTTAATGACTAGTTTCTTTTGTCTCGTGGATGTTGGAATAATGTCTTTATAGAAGTTAAACCATAATGATTCCATTCTCTTTGTCGGATTTGTCGGATACAAATAAGAACTGGAACTCGTTCTTACTCAGAGAAAGTAAATTCTTTCACCCACAACTTTCTACTAGCTGAACAGGTCCTGCTTCTCTGAGCGGTACCGCGGTAAAGGGCAAGGTGTGGAAGCATTATCTGTTCCCTTATCGCACAATGTGAAGCATGACTGGGTCACGACTGACTGTAAAAACGTTTTCTATAGTATTCGAAGACAAAGGATGACTTATGTACCACAGCCCTGTTTCCTCTTGCTGCAGCTGCATACACGCATCTCCCTTTCACTTCCCCTTTTCAGTACTTCCTGAGTAATGGCATGTCATATCAACAATGAAGACAACACGGAAAATCAATTTTACCACAATGAATGCCTTTATTTTCCAAGACACTGTTAACACACAGGTATAAGAAGAGAGCTCTTggaatataaaacaaatcaaagtctGTATCAGGAGGAAAGAACATTTTGAGTGGTAATATGGAATGTGCTCTTTTCCATTATCTTAAACATTTCCTTTCAAATAAATAAGTCTTTATAGCGATAGTGTTCTTATCAATATATTCTCTTTAAGTCAAATTTTAAGGAATGAAGAAGTTCAgatgaaaacaaagacaatgatcaaaaacagaaatgattaaaaaaaaaaaaaaaaaaaaaagatcccctGTCCAAAAAGTCTTCTTTACAGGCAAGAAGTGCAGGAGAAAACAAATGGTGAAAAAAGGCAAATCCCTTCATCTACACCTACCATCTCCTTACAGTAAAAAGTAGAAATCCAAGTGCTCTGCGGACAAAGAAACCATTTCTATCACAGGGGTCTTATGCGACATCGAGACAAACACAAAACGTCCTTATCCaacaatctttttctttttttttgtcaattgcTACAATGCTGCAGACCTAGCCAGCCAAGGTCAGCCTCTTAAGTCAACTAGTTAACTTCTCCACTAATTGTGCTATGCTGTTGGGGAAAGGCAGTTCAAAGTtcatacaaaaaagaaaagtatgtcATATCACAGGTAAAGCACCACTACAGCTTCAACCTTCTCTGCCTCGCTCTTTCTCTCTCAGAGAGAACTTAACAACCAAGACACTCGTCTGTACCAGAGAAGGTGAGGAGAGTCCTACAAGGTTACAGGAGTCCCTGTATTTGTTGCGAGACCTCTGCCTCGTGCAACGTTTCTCCTACAACGTACAACAAAGAAAAGTCTCAGACTCAGGCCAGAGAAAGGTGCGATGGAGGGCACAAGCAGCCCAGTCCTCCAGCAGGATCgaccacacagactgtcccctAGCAAAGAGGTGTCCTGAGGTTTCCACCTATCAGACCCCTATGTAGGCATAATACACCTTGGGGGTATATAGCAGGGTTTGAGCTCAGTGAGCATTTCCCATGCTTGAAATTCAGACCGGTTTGGGTTCAGTGCAGCCTCAGTCTGTGCTGTGATCCTCCAGCTGGGAGATAATCGTGATCAGGTTCTGAAGGCCGAAGATGAAGCCGCTGTCTTGGCCTTCGTGCACGACGCTGTCTTCCCCGTAGTGTTTACAGGTGGTGTGAGCAAAGTCAATCATGCGCACGTCCACCTCAGGGCTGCTGGCCTCCCCTGTGCTGTGGGACGAGCGACcgctgctgccactgctgctccctccaGCCACACCGGCGGTGCTGCTCGCCGAGGAGGAATGGGGGAAACCAAAggctcctccttcctcctcctcctcgtcatCAGACGGGTCGTCTTCATCGCCTTCTTCGCCACCTCGGTGTCTGGGTCTAACGGGAGTCCTCGGGGGGTCTCCATCatagatgatcaacagggagcTGGAGTAGAAGCGGTACGACTCGCAGGCTTCTAGGGCGGCTTGCATTTCCCGGAGCCTGCGCAGTACCGGAGACAGCAGCTCATGACGCAGGCGACGCCCGTTGTGGAAGAACTGGTAGAGAGCCTCCTTGAAGCCAGCGAGAGTTAGCTTGCGTCCGTGGTACTTATTCATGAACATCAGCTGACCACAGTCTGACTGGTACACCTGCAGGGGACATGGAGCAACATAAGAACTACAGCTTCACATATGAATACAAAAGAATCTCAAAGATGATATGAACCCAGTCTATACTTTACCTGCATGCCGCACAGTCGCACACCAATAGATGCAGACGTGCTTTGTTGACACTTGCGAATCTGATTGGCCTTCTTCTCCTCTGATGCATCATCCCCGTGTTGGCGAGTTCCCATCTTCAAGTCTAACACACACGGTACTCTATAGCGCCATGTCAGATTTTCCAAAAGGATAAATTCTATAAAAAGGGGGAGTCAAGGATCACAAAAAAAGGACCTATAAAATATATGCACAGCAGCCAAAACCAATCTTTTTGATCGTAGGACACGTCActgctcaaactaatctttaGTGAAAGGATACTGTATTGGTTACGGTGCTTTGCGTTCTCCTTCATCCTCTGTAAGTGCTGCTGGTGACATTTCAGACTCCAGGGATTGTGTTTGATCTGTGGCACCACGTTGCCTTTCTCCAAGCTGAAGTATAGAACCTCGGGTTGCTGTTGCTGCACCTCATCGCGGTTGTAACTGCAAGGGTGACGACACAATCATACATCAGGTGTGCTGTTACAGAACACAGCAATAAGTCTTTTGTCATCCACGAATGCACAAAAGCTGATAAAACGAGCACCCTCACCTCATGATCTTTTCTTCTTTACGGCTGTGTCGCGCTCGGTCTTTGCCGTAGTTGTCGTTGTCCAGAAGCAAAGGGGACTGCTTCTTGTTGCTCCACTTCAGCATCTTGCTCTTGGGCTCGCAGTCCGCCGAGGGGTCTTTGTTTTCCAGGTCCCCCGACTCGCTGTGCAGGGGGTAGGCAATGAGGCACAAATTCCCTTGCTCGTCTTCTTCAAAACTGACGGACACCACACCTAAGAAACGAGGACAGAAAGGATGCTTATTGTACAAACTCTCCCGGATTAAACAGCTCCGCAACCAAGTCGTTCTTGCACGGATTACACAGGTTATGACAGATTCACACAGGCAGTGACACGtttgtatacacacacattttcatAATCACACACATACCCAAGTGCAACAAACTTTCCCCTTCTGCTTAATGCCATAAAATGAGCATTAATGTCCATCACATCAAGGTCAGTAAACAAGACACAAAAATTCACACAAGGCAGACGTAACGATAACCGAGTAAGACATTTATTAACCATATTTCAGACATTCTCATCATACATTCATGATTATTGAAAATACAGTCTTAAAAACATAGGTTTGCATGGAGCAAATACATACGTACAACATATTGCTACAGTAATAAGCCATGAACCAGTGTCTTCACCATAATCAGGCCTTCAAATGACAGCTTGCAAATGCATCAAGTTCATTTCACAACATAATTTTATAAACTCATTAGCAAAccacagagcaaaaaaaagagcTGCTAGCGGTTTCTAAAACCCTCCTAATGATAAAATGAACATAAAATGATTGCGATGCTTATTTGTGAGATGCCAACAAATAGGGTACCCaagttgccccccccccccccccctaataAAACTCCCTAAAAGGACCTGTATACTGCAGAGAGGTGTCGCACTGAGAATAAACACCACAGCTGCAGCGGCTGACACAGACAAACCAGATACAGGAAGGAGAGATGTGGATCTAACAGactgacacaaacacaaaatccGAGGTGTGCGATAGAACCGCACAAGTAGCATCGATCACACTACCAAGGAAGGAGAGACTGAccagcaataaaaaaaagaaatgggttGGTTCTTTTTGTGTTAAATGCTGGGCTTGAGGAACCAGCATTTACAATTCTTCTGCTACTAGAGGCCTGGCTGACGTCATTTGCACTGACATCATCGTCCTCTAGCAGGAAGACACGCCTCTGAAATCTTTCCTGTCCACCCAGAGCTGCAGTGTCATCACATCAACGCTGACTGTGGGAACATATGAGTCACTGTGGCTCAGTTCAGCCACAGCTAGAGAAATAGTGATCAAGTTTAatcaatagatttttttatGGGCTAATAGCTTCCATTGTATATACCGGGAAGGGTTCTGACAGGGTTGTATTGTCATTTCAGTTTCcattatcttatttgatttaacGGTTCTGACTGTCCAGTTCTGCTTTCAGGCTGTACCTTGATAGTCGTGCTCGCACGTGGAGGCTTAAAAGTCTTTCCTCCTTAACCTCTTACTCTACATTTTGAAAACCCTCGTGTTGATAATATTTAGTGAATTCTAGATACATTTAAACCTTACTCAAATCACAAGGAAAGCAAGGCCCATGTTCTTCCAATGTTCCATGTttctcaatgaaaaaaaatgaccaaGGGACTGTGGTGAGGACTCGAAGGCCCCAGGGGCCCACTTTTCAAATCCCACTCCTCATCCAAGGTCTTTTAATAGTCCCACACTGCATAACTGAGGAGTCGGTTACCACTCATGTGCCTGATCTCGTCAAACGGCCACCTTAAGACGTCTGCATCCTCATGCACTTGTATGTCGGTGAGCATGTGAGACTGAACGCAACCAGGAAACATAACacccagtgaaaaaaaaaaagaaatagaaataaatcagCCTGCATGTACGCAAGTgaaagtgtgtatttgtgtgcagATTTCAGTGGAGGACCTGAAACCAGACCTGGAGATATCATCAGAGGACTTGTGAGCTATTCTACTccagatatatattttttaaacatgtgGAACTATATCTCATCGTGAAACATAAGCTGCCTTAAAAGCAAGACACAACACCCTGGCTTTAACACCCTCCTGGCTTGCAATCAGTCCTTGAGACCCTGGTACATGAAACCGCCCCACTTTGAACTTGAGTTGCATCTGCCAACATCCCCAGAATTATTTATACCGTGTACATTGTGTAGTCTCTGTAATGCAACCATGTCTAAATGTGCCTTAAGGCGCTGCTTTAAAACATTATATGATCGCAACATTAAATGCAACCTAGAGCACATTAAACAGCGCTGGCAGAGAGATGAAtacagagataaaaaaaaggagGATGCTGGACACTCATGCTCTGCCTCAATCGTTAGCATCATACCTGCTCCACATTTCTGGATGCGGCGTCTTACCTTTGTATTGAGGGGTGAATTTCCTCATCTCCGTTGGCAGGTTCTTGTAGAACTGATGCTCTCGGGGGATGAGGGGCTTGCAAATTGTCTGTTCCCCAAATCGCAGCACGCAGGAGTGGCCTCCCACCTGGTGCACGAAGGGCTCAAGCATCACCCCTTTTCCTGGGTAAGGACTCCCGTCCGCCTGCATAAGGGCTTCCAGAGCGGGACTCATCCTCACTCCGCATCGGACGGCTGAGCTGTGGGGACCCACGTCGCACAGTAGGCTAGCGGTTCGGCCGCTTGTTTGGCTCCCTATCCTTGTGCAGTTTCCTGTTGTCTCacagggggcgctgctgctctCCTGTTTGACCGAAGCAGTGAAAAAACAAAGGGCTTAACAGGAAGGTCGGAATCAGCGACGGGTGAAGTCCCTTAATCCGTGTCCTTTCTTTACTGGAGGACAAGTAACAAAGCCCCCCGTTGAACTATAGGTTCATCTTGTTCACACGTTTCAATAAATATAACCTATCGAACAATTAAAGCTGCTAAAACGTTTCAGAGCAACGTACACTGGTGTTACCCTCGCCGTCTTTCTGTTACCGAAACTGACGACAGTGCTGATCCTCCAGCTAGAAAAACAGCAGGGGCAGCAGAAAGTCCCGCCTCCTCATCGGAATCATCCAATCACAGAGCCGTAGCTGTCGCTGGGAGGAGACAAGGCACCTCGGAGAGGATCAAGCAGATCAAGCAGAcaaagaggaaggagagaaaaCAGGGGGGAGGGGAGGACAGAAAAAATACTTGACATAAAAACATGGCTATAAAAAGGCATATATTTAATGCACTTGCAAGTTTGAATCATTCTTGTTACTTTAGAATTAAGATACAATTTGTATTTTAGGTCTCATCTTATTTCTATGGCATCAAATGCCACAGGCAAGCAAACAGACTGTGTTGAAATTGTTCAggggttttgttttattttttttgtcaaaaatatctgtgaaaGATGGGTTTTTCTGGAGCTCAGAAACTAATGTGTCTAAAACTAAACAAGATGACGCGTTGAGATGCGAAAGGGTCCCATGTTTACAACTTGCAAGCGTGCATGTCATCAAATTACTGAGTTAGTTGGTCATGTGAGAGTTTTACTGTGCATTGCCAAAATAACCCTATCCACTTGTGGTAGAGTTTTGACCCTGATAGTGGCAGTTATATATTGGATGGACAGACAACACCAGAGCAGTTCCAAACAAAAATAGAGCTGCATTAAAAGAAAAGCCCTGGCAGTCTAGAACATCTAAATCTGGCATGATAGATCCATGAGCTGGAGGCCTCTTCCTCTGATAGGACATTAAtattaaataaatgataaatgttTATCAAAGGGATTTTCCAAAAACTAGCAAAGGTTTTTAGGCACATGTGCACAAAAGCCTCTTCCCCTCCCCACATGTGGATTTTACATAGACATTACATCAcgtccaaacattttttttttttttaccagagatACACAGACATATCAACTGATATTCAGCATGTTGATTGCAATCAGACTATTGGCAAATAGGAtaatatacaaaaaataaataaatcaatatcaGCAGTGGCTGATATCAGTCCTGTTTGTGGTGCACTAACTATGTCCTTTAATTGAAAGGATTAATTTaaaacttaaagcaatactatgtaacatttctaccttaaaataacagcttgaaaaaaattgtgtggctagaatgagttttaatattacgattggcctgtctcctatgcccttcgggggtctgagttggaaaaactgtgtaactttgctggagcggcccggtggcggcccgggagctgagcggaagtacttcgacttgctttctggcacacctaccgcaaaaacaaatagacccctctcacgctcccaggtacatttgattactcttaccttcttggtcgacatagcttgcaccttctaactcctcgccggttcgtcaacaaacgtgaaaagtgaaagtgaaagtgtgttgtatttacgacagtgtaaccgtacattacctccaagcctgtagggggagctccagagtgggctttttgagaagttacattgtatcgctttaatcTTGTTGGGTACAAGGAAAATTAAACTGGGCAGTTAGAACTGGAAACTGTGAGTGGCAGTAAACCTAATGAGTCTGACTGGTTTGCCACggctgcgatggactggcggcctgtccagggtgtaccccgcctctcgcccattgactgctgggataggctccagcccgcccgcgacccgatcgacggattcagcggtatagataatggatggatggatggtttgccACGGCAGACCCAGCTGACTTACTGTGGTCGAGCTCAGGCCATTGGATGCTTGCAGCCTAATTATGCACTAATCTCAGATGTTCTAGTTCTGCAGCAGGTTTCCACATGGGTGGAAAATATCCCAGTTCCAGGCATTGAGGGTATTAAAAAGAGCAGCACGTGAAGTGacccatttggtctgagacgtATAAGGGTTCCCTGGTGGTCTTGTGCAAAATGTGACTAAGAACTAAAGAACCGATAGAATGCATGCAATGTGGATATACACTTAGCTAGCAGGGTGTTACGATCCCATGACATAACAGAGTAATTCAGACTTAATCATTCTAGTATTGTTTTACTATGTGAATTATTTAGTTGTGTACTTGCAAAGAGGAAGAGTGGGCCTTCACACTGTGGTAAGggaagaatgtgtgtgtgttttggcagACACAAAACATTCCCGATAggtcattttcaaaatatgtCTTTCAGTCAGTGAAGATAGTCTAATGGATGCAAAAAAGTGTATGTTCGTATATATGATGCAATCCTCTTTTTAGCTGATTCACCCAAGCTTTGCTGCGCCCTTACTGTTATGTCATCTTAGGACCGCTTCCCCTCCCATATCATGGGTCAGTGACCTAGAACAGTAGGTCCAGGCTGTGCCAGAAGCCCAATTGTGCAGCTAGGAATCAGTGCAGTGATGCAATTCCCCAAAATCGTCCACGGACATATTGGCGTTCGACACAGCAGTCAGTGCAGACTCCACCTTCAAGATATGCCACAGAAATGAACTTTGTGCAGATGAGAATTGAAACTGAAATTATATGTAATGGAGCCAAAATGCTGCTTAAAAATGAGATGCACCAGACAAGGTAGACAGCAGAGAAATGCACTGTTTCATTCTAATCAGTATCAGCTGATATGCTGACCTTAATAAGGGGATTTAGTACTAGTAATGACAAAACCTATTATCACTAAATACAAAAACTTCAGTGTCATTCAGTTATAGTGAGATTTTGACCTTGTATTCAAGTCCACAGAGATCACTGCCCTCATGTTACCATAATAATAACATTCATGAGTCTGGCACGAAggactcagtttttttttcttctcatgcAGAATAAGGAAAAACAGACTGCTTGCATCAGGTCAGTGAAGATTTCAGCTGATAAATCAAATTAAGATGTTAGGATTGGTGAagaatttattcattttcagttgcttactttttctttttgtggctagttctgctgctgtttatTGATCTAACGTGTCTCTGGTAGTTTCAGCCCAACTCTGACTAGTAAACAGTTGAGAAACGTTTAAAGGAAAGTGCATGGATTGTTGGTGTGATGTGAAATATCAGTACTTAACTTTAGCAAATCAAGACAAGACCCTACTCTTTATGGATTCTGTACAAATttacaacagaaaataaatggtGTAATATAAAAATATGTTGTTTACCCTGCAGAGTATAAGCCATCCTGTAAATTGTAATGGGATGAGTTTGGTTACCAAATGAGTATCAAATGAAGATATGGGAAATGGTAAACATAAAATGTCAACTTTTTAACTGTATTCAGGCAAAACAAGCACTAAATGTGGCGAGGAAATTAATATATGTTGGACACATCATCAGGAGTGATCTTTGTTATGATGACAATGTGCAGTGTCAGTGCTGCAAGTTGCGTGCTAAAGCAAATATACTTTGAAAAGCTCATTACATATGTGCTGAAAATATATCAAAGTAGGCCTTTTTAGAGTCTACTGCAGCATACATATTGTGCAGTTATGATCATTCAAAACTGTACAGAGAAATGTATGAGAAAGTCAGAAGTTCGAGACTATTGATATTCCCCCCCTTTCATGTTACATTTATGTACAGATTTATGTGTTGATTGATTCAAATGCTGTAATGCAAAAGGCTATAACAGAGCTAGCAATAAGGGACAGAGGGtattcttcttgttttttttggtaaaaAGGAAAGTAATCACTGTGAACTTGTATAAtgattttctgtgtgttttcaaTTCCAGTAGTTAGTTGATTGGACTTTAATGGAGCAATGACGCTTGAAAAGGTGAAGGATTTGTAACCTTAAACCTCCTCAGGCTGTATTGTAACTGATGTTGTACAGTTACAGTATAGCCTGATAGTAAAAGTGAACATCTACGCTGTGAGGCAAGTTAAAACTCCTGGTTTAAGGAATTCAAAACAGTGTTATTCCGTCAACCTGACAAGCCACTTTTGTTCGGTTCATAAGTCCACCCCCCACCTTCCTCGACACGTGAGGAGCTATAACATGGGGTGAGAGCTGGCCAGCCAGAGAACATGAAGCTGACATGTTGATTTGTTAAGATTTGTGGCTGCTCTGGTAAACGTTAGTGTGTTGATAGTGATGAGTGCTGCAGATACATGGTCCATCAGTAAGTCAAGGGCAGCTTTGTTTATTCTTACATTCCTCCATATTCCTCCTCTGCCTTCTCCGtcttcagtggaaaaaaagaggcAGATCACAGACATCGACCGCTTGATGATAGAAATGCACTGTTTGGTATAGGGTGTGTATCTCCCAATGtcataaaacacaaagaaaactcGACAAAAAACCTTTGTTGAGACAAAGGTTTTGTCTTCTGAGTTGTCTTACAGCCAGAAACGTCTATCCATATGAGATAGTATGAGACATTCTCAATGTAGTTGCACTTAGTCCCTGAACTGTCTTTAAATAACATATCATTAAAAGGTATTTTATTAAACTTAATTTtgaaattaatgtgtattttACCACTTAATATGTTTGCCAGTCTATGAAAATCTGGGTTACTGGAAAGTAATGAAAATGTTTGTTTGAGCTATCATAAAGCGTGAGTCAGGGGAATGTGACAGTAAGTGACTAATCTGTTGCAATGATATGACTTTCTCTACCGATGCTGGGAATTTTTctgtacatttataaatatagAGGCTTGGTAATAAACTGTCTTTCAGCCAACAAGGACAGCTGGTCAGAAACAACAATTGTAAATTGTAAGTATCATATATGATAATTAACTTTCTTTTCATGTAATTTCACATGAGAAAGCTAAAAATAGAAAACGTCCATAGCATAGAAATGTCAAAATTATTCGTACATCTTGCAACACACAGTCTGAGATGGTAAATAACAACCCTGGAATTTTCGAACAACAGCTACAGAGAGCATCTGGGAAATCTGAAAAAGTTCAACCTCAGATTCTTCGAGTACACGGATACATTCCTCAAGTGCATTCCCGAAGCTGCACAGAGTCTATTAGACTGCAGCACAGGCATGTATAGCAGTGGTATGCCTAGAAGGAAAAACTTTTGACAAGGCTGATCCCTATAAAGGAACTTCCTTTCTAATAACAGTCTGCAGCAGATTTGGGACTGCGCCTTTTAAAAGCACATTCTGAAACCAAAACATTGTTTTGAAACAAGTTCCCCAGGTCCTGTGAATTTTCTGAAAAGCTTCACACAATCATCTTTGTTCGAGTAGAGGTTATGAAACACATGTTATAGCGTTAAACACAGGCTGTACTTGGTATATTCAGCCGAGGCAGGAAAGCCCTTCATAAGTTGAGGAGATAAATACATGCAGTCACCAGATGCCTTGACATCAAATGATTATAGTGTTTTAATGCAGATGCAGCC
The Odontesthes bonariensis isolate fOdoBon6 chromosome 3, fOdoBon6.hap1, whole genome shotgun sequence DNA segment above includes these coding regions:
- the LOC142377138 gene encoding inositol hexakisphosphate kinase 2-like, which gives rise to MSPALEALMQADGSPYPGKGVMLEPFVHQVGGHSCVLRFGEQTICKPLIPREHQFYKNLPTEMRKFTPQYKGVVSVSFEEDEQGNLCLIAYPLHSESGDLENKDPSADCEPKSKMLKWSNKKQSPLLLDNDNYGKDRARHSRKEEKIMSYNRDEVQQQQPEVLYFSLEKGNVVPQIKHNPWSLKCHQQHLQRMKENAKHRNQYKFILLENLTWRYRVPCVLDLKMGTRQHGDDASEEKKANQIRKCQQSTSASIGVRLCGMQVYQSDCGQLMFMNKYHGRKLTLAGFKEALYQFFHNGRRLRHELLSPVLRRLREMQAALEACESYRFYSSSLLIIYDGDPPRTPVRPRHRGGEEGDEDDPSDDEEEEEGGAFGFPHSSSASSTAGVAGGSSSGSSGRSSHSTGEASSPEVDVRMIDFAHTTCKHYGEDSVVHEGQDSGFIFGLQNLITIISQLEDHSTD